The sequence CCGGGATGGCCGAGTACATCGGCGGCGCCACGTTGGCGGTCGGAAAGCCGAGCACCTTTCCGCGCCCGTCGCCGCGGACCACCACCCCTTCGACGCGGTGCGGGCGGCCCAGCGCTTCGGCGGCGGCGACGACGTCACCGGCGTCCACGCACGACCGGATGTAGGTCGACGAGAACGTGACGACCTCCTCGTGGTTGTGGTCGGTGACCTCCGTGACCAGCGACATGCTTTCGACCGCGAAGCCGAACCGCTCGCCGGCCTTGCGCAGCAGCTGGACGTTGCCCGCGGCCTTCTTGCCGAACGTGAAGTTCTCCCCGACCACCACCTCCACCACGTGCAGGCGTTCGACCAGCAGTTCGTGGATGTAGCGCTCCGGGGTCAACTTCATGAAGTCGGCGGTGAACGGCATCACCAGAAACACGTCGACGCCGAATTCCTCGACCAGTTCGGCGCGCCGGGTCAGCGTGGTCAGCTGGGCGGGATGGCTGCCCGGGAACACGACCTCCATCGGGTGGGGATCGAACGTCATCACCACGGTCGGCACGCCGCGTTCCCGACCGGCCTTGACCGCGTGCTTGATCAACTCCTGGTGGCCGCGATGCACACCGTCGAACACGCCGATCGTGATGACGCATCGGCCCCAGTCGGTGGGGATGTCCTCCTGTCCGCGCCAACGCTGCACAGTCGCAAGCCTAACGGCGCGCCGTGCCGCCCGGCTGCGCGAGATCCCCAGATGAGGTGATGATTGCCTAAACTTTGTACTTGTGAGTGTGGCCGGCGATGCGCGTGACCTGACGACGGTTGCCCAGGACTACTTGAAAGTCATCTGGACCGTCCAGGAGTGGTCGCTGGAAAAGGTCAGCACCAAGCTGTTGGCCGAGCGGATCGGCGTGTCGGCCAGTACCGCGTCGGAGTCCATTCGCAAACTGGCCGACCAGGGGCTGGTCAACCACGAGAAGTACGGCGAGGTGACGCTGACCGAGGCCGGGCGGGCGGCCGCGCTGGCGATGGTGCGCCGGCACCGGCTGATGGAAACCTTCCTGGTGCGTGAACTCGGTTACAGCTGGGACGAGGTGCACGACGAGGCCGAGGTGCTCGAGCACGCGGTTTCCGACCGGATGCTCGACCGCATCGACGCCAAGCTCGGCTATCCGACCCGCGATCCGCACGGCGACCCGATCCCCGCCCGCGACGGGCGGGTGCCGACCCCGCCGGCGCGCCAGTTGTCGGTCTGCGACGACGGCGACACCGGCACCGTGGCCCGGATCTCGGACGCGGACCCGGAGATGCTGCGCTACTTCGACAGCGTCGGCATCAGCCTGGACTCGCGATTGCAGGTGCTGGCCCGCCG comes from Mycolicibacterium pulveris and encodes:
- a CDS encoding bifunctional riboflavin kinase/FAD synthetase translates to MQRWRGQEDIPTDWGRCVITIGVFDGVHRGHQELIKHAVKAGRERGVPTVVMTFDPHPMEVVFPGSHPAQLTTLTRRAELVEEFGVDVFLVMPFTADFMKLTPERYIHELLVERLHVVEVVVGENFTFGKKAAGNVQLLRKAGERFGFAVESMSLVTEVTDHNHEEVVTFSSTYIRSCVDAGDVVAAAEALGRPHRVEGVVVRGDGRGKVLGFPTANVAPPMYSAIPADGVYAAWFTVLGHGPIAGSVIPGERYQAAVSVGTNPTFSGRTRTVEAFVLDTNADLYGQHVALDFVARIRGQEKFANVEDLIEAMGADTERARSILAAH
- the mntR gene encoding manganese-binding transcriptional regulator MntR, yielding MSVAGDARDLTTVAQDYLKVIWTVQEWSLEKVSTKLLAERIGVSASTASESIRKLADQGLVNHEKYGEVTLTEAGRAAALAMVRRHRLMETFLVRELGYSWDEVHDEAEVLEHAVSDRMLDRIDAKLGYPTRDPHGDPIPARDGRVPTPPARQLSVCDDGDTGTVARISDADPEMLRYFDSVGISLDSRLQVLARRDFAGMISVAVKSADAGENDPGTTVDLGSPAAEAIWVIG